The following coding sequences are from one Carcharodon carcharias isolate sCarCar2 chromosome 11, sCarCar2.pri, whole genome shotgun sequence window:
- the LOC121284068 gene encoding serine protease 23-like, with translation MVTVPTLVIFLCSIKHVIMLKAEWQKTNIPAVLPQETVTLERAHFKGKAKLEVTSPCELECHKRAPLPTYEDLKEYLSYETLYLDGSRTLTNVDIYGFNVADLVNKQNHKSGRRAKRQIFGLDGRFSILGKNFLLNYPFSTSVKISTGCTGTLVAEKHVLTAAHCIHDGKNYVKGAQRMKIGFFKPKQKENGKATNQTTIFPEKPRFHWIRVKRTHVPKGWIKGSANDIGMDYDYALLELKRPHKKPFMKIGVTPPLERLPGGRIHFSGFDNDRPGDLVYRFCSVKDETYDLLYQHCDAQPGASGSGVYIRMWKKHSRKWERKVIGIFSGHQWVDKNGVQQDYNVAVRITPLKYAQICFWIKGNYVDCRDG, from the coding sequence ATGGTAACAGTGCCAACACTAGTCATTTTCCTTTGTTCCATTAAGCATGTAATAATGCTTAAGGCAGAATGGCAGAAAACAAATATACCTGCTGTTTTGCCTCAGGAAACTGTGACACTGGAGAGAGCGCATTTTAAGGGTAAAGCAAAGCTAGAAGTAACCTCTCCATGTGAATTAGAGTGCCATAAAAGAGCGCCCCTACCAACATATGAAGACCTAAAAGAATATTTGTCTTATGAAACTCTGTACCTAGATGGAAGCAGAACTCTCACAAATGTGGACATCTACGGTTTCAATGTTGCTGATTTGGTAAACAAACAAAATCACAAGAGCGGTCGAAGAGCAAAGAGACAGATCTTTGGCCTGGATGGCAGATTCAGCATCTTGGGAAAAAACTTTTTGTTGAACTATCCTTTCTCAACATCAGTGAAAATCTCCACAGGTTGCACTGGGACTTTAGTAGCTGAGAAACATGTCCTAACAGCTGCCCACTGTATTCACGATGGCAAGAACTATGTGAAGGGTGCGCAAAGGATGAAAATTGGATTTTTTAAACCAAAACAAAAGGAGAATGGGAAAGCCACAAATCAAACCACAATTTTTCCAGAAAAACCTAGATTCCATTGGATACGAGTAAAACGGACACATGTTCCAAAGGGATGGATCAAAGGTTCAGCGAATGATATCGGCATGGATTACGATTATGCACTCCTGGAACTGAAAAGGCCTCACAAGAAACCCTTCATGAAAATAGGAGTTACTCCTCCTCTGGAAAGGCTGCCTGGTGGCAGGATTCACTTCTCTGGATTTGATAATGATCGTCCAGGAGATCTTGTTTATCGTTTCTGTTCAGTTAAAGATGAAACTTATGACCTCCTGTATCAGCACTGTGATGCTCAGCCTGGAGCCAGCGGTTCAGGTGTTTACATCCGAATGTGGAAAAAGCACAGTCGGAAATGGGAGCGAAAAGTGATTGGAATATTTTCAGGACACCAATGGGTGGATAAGAATGGTGTGCAGCAGGATTACAATGTGGCTGTTCGGATCACTCCTCTGAAATATGCACAGATATGTTTCTGGATCAAAGGAAATTATGTTGATTGTAGAGATGGATGA